The DNA sequence TATTCATCACTGCTTTTTTTACTCTCATCATTGGTCAGTTGTATTGTAAATACATCACTAAGTGCTACGGCATTAATTGCTACCGATGAGGTATTAGATGATTTAATAACTTCTCCATTAGAATTAAAATCTAATTTATCACCCATATTAATACTAGTGCTTTGGGCAATCATATATCCTTCAAAATTATTAGTAATAGGAATTACTGTTGCTACATTAGTATAAGGATCAATATCAACACATATTCCATACATGTTATTCCCATCAGAAACTTCTACTTGAACACCATCATTTTTGTTAGTATCTGTTTCTACTTTTAGCTTTACTGCACGTTTATATGGAAATCCTAAAGCTTGATATTCTTCTAATTTGTCTGTACTACTTGAGAGAGATTGTGCAATCGCATCTACTCTTATGTTTTTATCTTGAAAAGTAGTTGGTGCTTTAAACACAGCAGCTTGAGTATCAAAACTCTTAAAGTATTTCCTTAATTTTAAGATAATCTCTTTAAGTGACTTACCTTCAGTAGTTTCTTCTAATATTGGGGTGCTTCTTTTACTTCGTCTTTTTGATCTTGTAGAATCCTCTTGTAATAGATTTTTAAAAAGTTCTTGATCTTCTGTATCACTTAAATCAATATCACCCATTTGAAAATCAGTTTGAGTATCATGATCACTTCTAAGTTCATCTTTTGATGGGTTTGCTTTGCTCGTCACTATTCTTAACTACCTCTGTTTCCACATATACTTACTAATGCTATGTATAAGTTAGTATTAACTTGAAATGCCTTTGATAAGGCTATACCATTAACACCACCTGAACTGCTGTTATTTTCAATCTCTCCGTTTGTATCAAATTTAACTTTTGATCCAGGATTAATGTTGCTTTGACTGCTCTGTTTTACTACTAAATATCCAGTAAAATTATTTGTTATTGGCAGTACAGTTGCTATACCAGTAAACTCATCTATATCTATGCATATACCATAAAGATCAGTACCACCCCCAGCTTCTACACAAGGTTCAGTATTATCACTTGCCTCATAAGATAACTTAACACCACGTTTGTATGGATATCCTTTAACAGGATAATTCTCTAACTTATCTACTTTTGAAGTGATACTTCCACCAGAATTAGCAAAGGTTAAATTCTTATCTCTAAAATCAACATTATTACTAAAAAGACCAGGGTCTCTTTGAGGATTTTTCATTAGGTCTTGTATTTCTTTTACCTTTTTATCATATTCTTCTTTAAGTTTTGTTATAGTCTCTGACATGCATATATCTCCTTAAGCTGTTTTTTTCTCTTTAAGGTTATAAAACTCATGTATTCTATCTTTATAAGCATTGGCAACAGAAATATTAAATTCATCAAAGTTAACTGGTGAAAACCCTGAATCTAATAATGATATTCTATTCTCTATTTTAGAGATAATATCACCATGCTTAGAGTCAATATTACTTACAGCACGTTTTCTCATGCTTATATTCACTTTTGCTAAAGATACAAGTTGTTCTAATATCTCTCCATCTAAATGTTCAAAATTATCTAGCTTGGAAATAGCTTTTATTTGTTCTTTAGGAACAAATTTTCTCACTAACTCTCTTCTTTGTGCTTGCATTATTTCTTTCAGTGAATAACCTTTAGAAAGAAGAGTATCTTTATCAAAATGCTTGCTTAAATGTGCTTTAGCTAATTGATCAATTTCATTTATCTTCTCTGCTTCTAAGAGTAACTGTTTCTCTGCTCGCTCTCTATCTTCCGCATTTGCAAGTTCACGTGCAATTCGGTCATTTATACTTAATTTATTAACCCTTTCATCTTCTCGAGTTACCTTTTCTTTAAGCTGCATATACTCTTCAAACTCTTCTTGACTTATACGTTTAAACTTATCAGAAGAGCTATTATCATTAGTCTGTATTACTACTTCTTCTGTATTTACATCTGACTCTTTTTCCATGAAAACTCCTTAACCTAAATTGAAAATAATTTTTCTTTTAGCGTTGATATCTCATCTTTGCTTAAAACACTTTTATTTATAAGTTCACTATATTTACCGAAAAATTCTATTAATTTGAGATCTCTATCTACTCTCTCTTCTTCACTAAGCATAACAAGAGAATTAAATTTCATCTCTAAACCAAA is a window from the Borrelia puertoricensis genome containing:
- a CDS encoding DUF228 domain-containing protein, whose translation is MTSKANPSKDELRSDHDTQTDFQMGDIDLSDTEDQELFKNLLQEDSTRSKRRSKRSTPILEETTEGKSLKEIILKLRKYFKSFDTQAAVFKAPTTFQDKNIRVDAIAQSLSSSTDKLEEYQALGFPYKRAVKLKVETDTNKNDGVQVEVSDGNNMYGICVDIDPYTNVATVIPITNNFEGYMIAQSTSINMGDKLDFNSNGEVIKSSNTSSVAINAVALSDVFTIQLTNDESKKSSDEYKLNLVKIALYGNKSIG
- a CDS encoding DUF228 domain-containing protein encodes the protein MSETITKLKEEYDKKVKEIQDLMKNPQRDPGLFSNNVDFRDKNLTFANSGGSITSKVDKLENYPVKGYPYKRGVKLSYEASDNTEPCVEAGGGTDLYGICIDIDEFTGIATVLPITNNFTGYLVVKQSSQSNINPGSKVKFDTNGEIENNSSSGGVNGIALSKAFQVNTNLYIALVSICGNRGS
- a CDS encoding DUF1357 family protein — translated: MEKESDVNTEEVVIQTNDNSSSDKFKRISQEEFEEYMQLKEKVTREDERVNKLSINDRIARELANAEDRERAEKQLLLEAEKINEIDQLAKAHLSKHFDKDTLLSKGYSLKEIMQAQRRELVRKFVPKEQIKAISKLDNFEHLDGEILEQLVSLAKVNISMRKRAVSNIDSKHGDIISKIENRISLLDSGFSPVNFDEFNISVANAYKDRIHEFYNLKEKKTA